The following are encoded in a window of Methanobrevibacter ruminantium M1 genomic DNA:
- a CDS encoding GNAT family N-acetyltransferase: MEYRLPRMEDEDDIRDFIRECCYVEECYVMLKQELLLSDYSKWVSLIHRYASLGNGKWGRSLLLLAYDGSRLVGILPIRYEISEDYAFLYGNIGYHVRPSLRNMGYATKMLKHGLEICKEKGMARVIVGCDRDNLASSAVIKKCGGVRLRTFNDSYGVNDYYGIYLSSE, translated from the coding sequence ATGGAGTATAGATTGCCAAGGATGGAAGATGAGGATGACATAAGGGACTTCATAAGGGAGTGCTGTTATGTTGAGGAATGCTATGTCATGCTCAAGCAGGAGCTCCTTCTTTCAGATTACAGCAAATGGGTTTCTCTAATACACAGATATGCATCTTTAGGCAATGGAAAATGGGGAAGATCCTTGCTTCTTCTTGCTTATGATGGTTCTCGATTAGTCGGAATACTGCCTATCAGATATGAAATATCCGAGGACTATGCTTTTCTATATGGCAATATTGGCTATCATGTAAGACCTTCCTTAAGGAATATGGGCTATGCTACCAAGATGCTTAAGCATGGATTGGAAATCTGCAAGGAAAAAGGAATGGCTCGGGTAATCGTTGGGTGTGATAGGGATAATCTGGCATCTTCTGCTGTGATAAAGAAATGTGGCGGTGTTCGTCTTAGGACATTCAATGACTCCTATGGCGTTAACGATTATTATGGAATTTATCTCTCAAGCGAATAA
- a CDS encoding DUF4013 domain-containing protein encodes MPNQMLKGSVRYCTENKTLFLIVFIQFLIFECITNKVGGIMKTTSVIVLLVILGYGLKVTQDVINGGTSLPKISLKELLNFGVKGTIVYTFYLTIQASLLGLISLAMNFPEFELEEMILNLHETIELFFEHDPISFILFIILGLLIVYGTIFFMEIALAILADGETLKAAFDFKRIKRTVETIGWKEYAEDYTKIVAAVVILVFINGYFHSYGWISIIIGVLTDILAFTVEYRGIGNIYRGYKQKINQETALEDTSN; translated from the coding sequence ATGCCAAATCAAATGCTTAAAGGTTCAGTCAGATATTGTACTGAAAATAAAACCTTATTTTTAATCGTATTCATCCAATTTTTAATATTTGAATGCATAACAAATAAAGTGGGTGGAATAATGAAAACCACCTCAGTGATAGTCCTTTTAGTTATTTTAGGCTATGGATTAAAGGTTACTCAAGACGTAATCAATGGAGGCACCAGTCTGCCTAAGATAAGCCTTAAGGAATTGCTCAATTTCGGAGTGAAAGGAACCATCGTATATACATTCTATCTGACCATACAAGCTTCCCTTTTAGGTTTGATTTCCCTAGCAATGAATTTCCCTGAATTTGAATTGGAAGAGATGATTCTAAATCTTCACGAGACCATAGAATTGTTTTTTGAGCATGATCCTATCAGCTTCATACTATTTATCATATTAGGACTTCTCATTGTCTATGGAACAATATTCTTTATGGAAATCGCTCTTGCAATACTAGCAGATGGGGAAACACTAAAAGCAGCATTTGACTTTAAAAGAATCAAAAGAACAGTTGAAACAATCGGTTGGAAGGAATATGCTGAAGACTATACAAAGATTGTAGCGGCTGTTGTTATTTTAGTATTTATCAATGGATATTTCCACTCTTATGGTTGGATAAGCATTATAATAGGAGTATTGACTGATATTTTGGCATTTACAGTGGAATATCGTGGAATTGGAAATATTTATAGAGGATATAAACAGAAGATAAATCAAGAGACAGCCCTCGAGGATACAAGCAATTAA